The Brassica napus cultivar Da-Ae chromosome C7, Da-Ae, whole genome shotgun sequence genomic interval AACTTATTTGCTTATTTTActcccagaaaaaaaaaacttatttactttttcttgtttttttcctttaatctGAAGCTTTTTAACAATATgccaaaaaaacattaaaattttagttgtaTGGCGCcgtaatttaaaatattaattgtatggTGCCGTAAAAAAGGTTTAATTGTATGATAAGAAATTAAAACTTGTATACACGTGTGTTAACATTATGTTAAAATCtgttatttttgttaatgtttGATTGAATGGTAAGAGATGTAACAAATACAACCGCGTATATATAGCTAGAGAGCATTACGGCTGCATGTTTGATCTTCTAGGTCGAGCAAGGAAGCTACAGATTTTATATAACACATGCATCTGAAACTGATCATGCGGGGAAACATAGCTGAGCCCTTGGAGAATTCCTTGCAATTTCTAAACTATCAGAAGAAGTTACAATAGATTCTTGATCATGAGCCACCTTTGATTAAGATTTATATTCACGGAAACAAAGTCTACTTGTAAACAAAACTCTACTTTTATATAAAGAGAGGTGAAAACAAATAGCGTTAGCTAGGTTAGCTTCTCGGAATCAATAATACATAGAGATGACTTCTTGACTAGTTACAATATAAccaaagattaaaaataaaacataaacattgtttttattgaacatatgttactaatctTTTTCACCTCCAAGCTGAAGCAACGATTAAACTCTTATCCTCCCAGCAAAAAAGGAGCTCACCCATCTCCTCTTTAACCTTGTACTTACTGCAATACTCTTCCTTAATGAGGCTCTGTATGCTCCTCGTCACTCTAGAACTCATTGGCCTCGAACTGAAACCCGCCATCATCATCCTCGCTCTCCATTTCCCAGCAACCTCGTATCTCTCAATCCGCTCTTCTCCTTCGCAAGCAACAACGTTGACAATGTCTCTAGCGAGACACTGCCTCTCCACGTTCATCCTCTCTTGGCTCTCTCTCGGGAGCGTCACGTCGAGAGACTCGAAAACCGCAGAGTAGTACTCGTAAGCCTCCATGAACCTCGGGAAGAAAGGGGAAGTGTTTGTGTTCACGTCTTGCTCAACGACTGTCACTAGCTTCGGGTTCAACCCTTTGACCATGTGTAGCAGCTCGTCGCGCTGGTTAACTATCGTGACGCTCTCGTCAGGCATGTGGTGAAGCTGAAACGCGAAGTTGACGATCAAAGCCTCTCCTGGTTTGCAACCGAGCGTAGATGGAGAGACGATTAAAGAAGTCTTGGACGCTACTGCTTTGAACTTGAAGGAGACTCCATGGTCTTTCGCAAGCTGCTCGAGTCTTAGGCCTATGATTCTCAACCCTCCTACTGATCTTTGGACTGATTCAGGGTCATCGATACCGGTTAGCCTCAGGCGAGGGCCCTTACCGGGAAGCTCAGCAATGGTTCTGATCAGCGTCATGTATTGGTTTCCTTGGTTTATATCGAAATCTATTATGTGCACTTCTTTTTCATCTCTGATTGATTCCACTATTGCGCCGTTAGCAGCTAATAATCCGAATTTGAAGCAAGGGCATGCCTCGAAGAGGACTTGCATAGCAGCTAGCCTCTCGTCAGAAGGAGGCTCTTTGCATTTCAATGCTCTGTAGAGGAACGTCCCTGAAGCAGCCATTCTTGCGGCTAGACCTTCGACCATGTAAGCTGCTATTCTCTGAGAAGGGTCTCCTTGGATTGAAACTATCTGTCTCAGCTCGTTTAGCATTGACAATGCTTCCTCTGATTTGCCTTCTGATAAGGCACGGGCACAAGAGATCAGGATCTGCTTTGGAGTTTTTGCTTGTGAGACCACTTCTTTGGTACTACTTGCTTGAGAGTTGGAATCAGCAGATGAGGAGTCTTTGCTTGAATGGTTTTGGTAAGACCATTCGTTGTCAATCTCCATCAGGTGATCTAGTCCCTCCATgatatcatcatcttcatcgctGAGAAGGGCTCTTTCAAGCTCTTGAATCTTTGATCTCATTTGTTCATCATCAAACTCCATGGAGGATCCAAGAACCGGTCTAGACTGATAAGGAGACGAGTCCAAAGAGCCAAATGAGCTAACCGAGGCCGCCCCACAGGCAACAGGATGTTGTTCTGTTGGAGAATCAAGAAAGTAGCTTTGGCTTGGGTAAGAATTATCATGAGTCAGGCAAGTGTTCTTGGACCTGTCTGGATCAAAGATTTCAACAGAAGCACCACCGCCACTGTTGTAACCATTCTCATTCGGCGAGTAAAGCTTCGGGTTCCTATATGCTGCAGCGGATGGCTCAGCTGACCTCACCAGTGACATAACTCTCGCAGTTTGTTCCACCATCCAACTTCAACTACAATATATATCACACACAGAAGAAAACATCAAGCCACTGAAATTCTAACAATTAAAATGTTGAATCAACCAACATATCATTCTTAAAGATCAAGCCTTTGTTACTAATCCATCATCATAGATAAACCAACACATGGAGTTTTATGATCCAAAAACTAATAGTTATCAATATTCCCAACTCAAATCATGTAAAGTTTATTCCTTTTGATACCTATGCAATCCTCAAGACCATAACTGATAAACCACTTGCAGAACAAGTTAGCAAGAATCTAAAGATGTGTACTCAAATctgaaaccaaaaagaaaaagtcaATTACCAGGAGAGGTTCAAGAGCAGAAGGGTCTTCGATTCTTGAGATTTGAGAAAGATGAAGTCTGATATAAACGTCGTAAAAGCCAAAGGGAGAAAGAAAAAGTCTTAAAGGTTTGAACTTTAAGGGTCGTCTCTCTACTGGTCTATACAGAAGAAGACAGAAATGATAAAAAAGGAACCGCCTTGTACTGGTTTTTCTCTGTGACTGTCGCCTTTGTTTTAAGATGCGTTCAACGAACGACTCGTGTGGTGTTTGGAAGTTTTAGTTGAAAAGAAATATGgaattattgttttcttgtaaTGAAATTACTGTTAAATAGATTAAATATCTCACTGGAAAGATAATTAGCGGTTACGTGTCCATTTTGGTTTGATTTCTGTTGACCAAAGTTACTGTCACtcggtttgtttgtttttttggtaatattggATTTTCTGATACTTTTGTTTCGGAAATGAGAGGAAAAAATCTGACCGCTGGATATGGATGAGAACTATGACGAAGGTGCCTACTACAGTTTCCACTTTCCACTAATTGATGGagtatttgatttaaaaaataaaatattcacgATTTCATGCTGTTGTTAGTGCTGTTTAAGCGTGTTGATTTTGTTGAAAATATTCAAAcgctctt includes:
- the LOC106348605 gene encoding scarecrow-like protein 1 yields the protein MVEQTARVMSLVRSAEPSAAAYRNPKLYSPNENGYNSGGGASVEIFDPDRSKNTCLTHDNSYPSQSYFLDSPTEQHPVACGAASVSSFGSLDSSPYQSRPVLGSSMEFDDEQMRSKIQELERALLSDEDDDIMEGLDHLMEIDNEWSYQNHSSKDSSSADSNSQASSTKEVVSQAKTPKQILISCARALSEGKSEEALSMLNELRQIVSIQGDPSQRIAAYMVEGLAARMAASGTFLYRALKCKEPPSDERLAAMQVLFEACPCFKFGLLAANGAIVESIRDEKEVHIIDFDINQGNQYMTLIRTIAELPGKGPRLRLTGIDDPESVQRSVGGLRIIGLRLEQLAKDHGVSFKFKAVASKTSLIVSPSTLGCKPGEALIVNFAFQLHHMPDESVTIVNQRDELLHMVKGLNPKLVTVVEQDVNTNTSPFFPRFMEAYEYYSAVFESLDVTLPRESQERMNVERQCLARDIVNVVACEGEERIERYEVAGKWRARMMMAGFSSRPMSSRVTRSIQSLIKEEYCSKYKVKEEMGELLFCWEDKSLIVASAWR